Genomic window (Pseudovibrio brasiliensis):
CATTATAGGAAGCATCTACATCGTGGTTGACGTGAATGGTGTCGTTGCCATCGCCAAGGTCATAGCGGAAAGTGGTGCTGCCTTCACCGTAGTGAAACTCGTCGTCACCGGCGCCGCCGTCGAGATGATCGTCACCATTGCCGGCTTTCAGGACGTCATTGCCGTTTCCACCGAGCAGAGTGTCGTTACCGTCGCCGCCGTCCAGGGTGTCATCGCCGCCATAGCCCCAGAGTTTGTTGTTGCCTGCATCACCTGTGATGTGATCGCTGTACTTGTCGCTGCCCATGACGTTTTCAATTGAGACAAAGGTGTCGCCAGCCGCATCGCCTTCATTCTTCGTCTGATCAGCAAGGTTCACCGTGACAGCTGATGTTGACCAGCGATAGCGCACCGTGTCGTTCCCGCTGCCGCCATCCAGATAGTTGTCTCCGGAACCATAGGCGTTTAGCCAGTCATTACCAGCGCCGCCTTCCAGTCTATCATTGCCACCAAGAGCATAGAGGCCGTTGTTACCGGCATCACCAATAATGACATCATCATGTTCTGATCCATAAACAGACTGGATGTTAGAAAGCTGATCTCCTTCAGCATCACCACCAGAGCCTTCTCCGGTAACCAGATTGACTGTCACACCCTCTGAGGAGCTGTTGTACCTGATGGTATTATGACCACCGCCGCCATCAATGGTGTCTGCTCCGGCACTGCCATAGATATCTTCGTTAGCGTCAGTTCCAACAAAAACATCATCAGTATCTGTTCCGAAAAATCTGACTTGGCCGCTGCTGGATACAGTCAGATCAGAGAAGGCCGTCCCATCAGAAAACTCAAACCGTTCGATGCCATGATCGTTTGCGATCCAGTTGTCGAAGTAGAAGACATCGGCAATCTCGCTCAGCGGCTGGTTTGGGTTGGCTGGATCAATAAGGTAAAAAACCAGATCGCCACCTTCCAGGCGAATCTTGAAATCACTCAGTGTGAGGTCACCATCAAAACGAATGGTGGTGATGCCAGGAGCTCCCCCAAAGTAGTCCTTGCCCACACCACGCTTGAAACCGTAGCTGTTGTCGCCTTCGAGAGGCATTTTCTCTGCAGCCATCTGTTTTCCTCGAATTTCATAAATATTTAAATATGTGCATTGCGCACATAAAAGAAATGCACTTCAAGGTTGTGCCTAGGTGACTCAGAGATATTGAGAAATTTACATAAATTGGATGGATAAATATTTTGAAACTACTGCAGCTAAGCAGAAGAAACATAAACGCGCAGATTTCTCGCAAGTAACGCAAATCAACGCAATAAAAAACGCACCCCGGTCAGAGGTGCGTTCTCAAAGATTTCTCAGTGGGTTAAGGCTTAGCCTGCGACTTTTTGTGCCAGAGGCTCAAAAAGTGGGTTCGCTGTGTGGAAGACATACTCCAGAGGCGTCACCGTCACCATTTGTGCCCCTTCCTCACGCAACTTATCCGCACATTCAGGAACTCTGGAAGCAGGGCAGTGCAGGATCAAAGAAGAGCCTTCGATTCCAAACGGAGCCACACAGCCAAGCCCCGCTACTTTCTCCAAGACACTTGCCGGATTCGCAACAACAGTGCGCATCTCTTTGAAATTGTGAGCGTTATCCTGCGCGGTGATACGGTCCAGCATCAAGCGAGCTGCCTGAAGCGCTTTCTCATTCCAGTTCGCTGTTCTGGACGCCACAAGGTGCGCTTGAGACTTGGCAATCACGCCATCCTCAGGGATCTTCAGATTGTTGGCTTTCAGCGTAGAACCGGTTGAGGTGATGTCGACAACTAGCTCAGCAGACCCAGCTGCAGGCGCTCCTTCAGTCGCGCCAGCACTCTCAACGATGCGGTAATCCGCAATGCCTTTTTCGGCGAAAAACTGCCGTGTGTGGTTCACATACTTGGTTGCAATGCGCAGGCGGCGACCATGCCGCGCCCGAAAATCTGAAGCAACATCAGCAAGATCGGACATGGTGGATACGTCAATCCAAGCCGTTGGAACAGCGATCACAACATCCGCATGCCCAAAGCCAAGAGCGGTGATGATGTGGGTCTTTTCCTCTGGGCGGTCGATGTTCTCGTTGACCAGATCCGTCCCTGTAATGCCGAAGTGAACCGTACCAGCTGCAATCTCACGAGCGATCTCGGAAGCTGAAAGGAAAGCGATCTCAACACCGTCCACGCCCTTCAGCGTACCGCGATAGTTACGATCACCACCTGGACGCTTCACCTTCAAGCCAGCCCGCGCAAAAAACGCATGGGTCATTTCCTGAAGGCGGCCTTTTGAAGGAATAGCAAGAATAAGATTAGAGCTCATCAGTTTGCTCCCTCACCAGCGCGATCTAGCCAGATTGTAAAGCCAACAGCAGGGACTGTGCTTGGCGCGCCAAGACGTTCAACCAGCTTGTTGTATCGGCCACCACCGATCACCTGCCCCAGATGCTCACTGGATTCATGATGAATTTCAAAGACAAAGTCGGTGTAGTAATCAAGACGGCGTCCGAAATCACCGGAATATTCCAGCTTGGAGATGTCGATGCCACGCTCTGCCATCAGATCAGTCCGCTTAGCAAGACGCTCAATGGAAGCATCCAGATCAAGGCCGGTTTCCTTAGCAAAACCATGCAAGGTCTCAACTGCTTTGGCTGGCGGAGGACCAGACACGTTGAGATACTCGGTCAGACGAGCAATCACGTCTTTGTCGATACCAGAACCGGCAGAAAGCGCAGCCTGTTCCATGAAGCGCTCAGCAATCTCATGAGCTGTACGTCCGCCAACGGCAGAAATGCCCGCAAGCGACAGCACATCTTCAACCACGGCCACAGCAGCTTCAGGATCACGCCCTTCAAGAGCAGCAAGAAAGCCCAGCTTGGCGTCCGGCTTGGCTTCAGAGCCACCCATGCGGTTGATAACCTGATCAAGACGATCACGCTCACCAAACACATCGCGCAAACGACGCTGCCAGACTTTTGGAACCTCAAGGGCTTGCAGAACAGCCGTAAACAAGCCCTCATCACCTACGCGAATGCGGGGAGAGGGCAATCCCAGGCTGGAAGATGCCTCAAGAGCAAGCGCCAGCATATCAGCGTCTGCTTGCTCCTGATCTGTACGACCAACGGATTCGACACCGGCCTGCATGGTTTCACCCAGTTGCCCAGGTCGATGTCGGAAAACTTGTCCAACATAGGAGAATGCCGCAGTACGACCCGCTTCACCTGTTTCCAGATAATGTCGGGCAATCGGAATGGTAAAGTCAGGACGCAAGCAAAGCTCTTGTCCGTCTTCTCCTGTGGTCAGGAAAAGGCGCCGCCGCAGATCTTCACCAGCCAGATCCAAAAAGATATCAGCTGGCTGCAAGATTGGCGGGGTAGCCTCTTCATAACCGGCATCCCGAAAAAGCTGGCTCAAAGCCATGCTGCGGTTATCCCCCAATGTCATATTAGTTCTCGTTTTGGTTTTTGCGATCTTCTTCCTGAGCAGCCAGAAGCTTTTTCACTTCTGTAACAAGCTCATCCCGTTTCACAGCAAACTGTGCAGGACGGCTCTCACGCCAGGTTTTGTTATCTTCAATCTCAGCAGAAAGGCGTTTTCCTTCAATGAGATCTTTGATCTGAACTTCGCCTTCTTCACGCTCCTGGGAGCCCTGAATAATGGCACAAGGTGAGTTGCGCTTATCAGCGTACTGCAATTGCTTACCAAACTGTTTTGGATTGCCTTGGTACATCTCAGCACGGATGCCTGCAGTGCGCAAATCCTGAACCATGGCCTGATAATGCGCAATGGAATCAATGTCCTTGTCCATCACACACACAACCACAGGACCAGCAATCTCTTCCTGACCAAGCTTGCCAAGAGTAGTCAGCGCAGCCATCAGGCGGGAAACACCAACGGAGAAGCCAGTAGAAGGCACAGGCTGGCTCATGAAGCGGGAAACGAGACCATCGTAACGGCCACCACCGCCAACAGAACCAAAGCGCACAGGACGCCCTTTCTCGTCCTTCACCTCAAAGGTGAGTTCGGCTTCGTAAACAGGGCCAGTGTAGTACTCAAGACCACGAACAACAGAAGGGTCGATCAGCACACGGCCATCGGTGTAGCCAGCTGCATCAAACAGCTTGCCCATGGTTGCCAGCTCTTCAACGCCTTCAGCGCCGGTTTTGCTGTCCGCGATCAAACCGCGAAGGTTCTCGATGGTCTGGTCGGTGGTTTCTCCACCAGCTTCCACAAAGGCCAGTACTTTTTCCGCTTCAGCGTCACCAAGGCCAGCACCCTTCGTAAAGTCGCCGGAATCATCCTTGCGGCCTTCACCAAGCAGGGCTTTCACACCGTCAACACCAAGGCGGTCCAGTTTGTCGACAGCGCGCAGAACAGTCAGGCGGGTTTCTGCATGTTCGTCACCGGCAAGGCCGATCACTTCCATAACGCCGTCCAGAACCTTGCGGTTGTTCACGCGGATTACATAATCTCCACGAGCGATACCGAGACGTTCCATGGTGTCAGAAGCCATCATGCAGATTTCAGCGTCTGCAGAGACAGAAGGCGCACCAATGGTATCTGCATCAAACTGCATGAACTGACGGAAGCGACCTGGTCCAGGCTTCTCGTTGCGGAACACATATCCGGCACGGTAGCTGCGGTACGGCTTTGGCAGGCTTTCGAAATTTTCCGCCACATGACGGGCGAGGGGCGCGGTCAGGTCATACCGCAGGCTCATCCATTGCTCGTCATCATCTTGCAGCGAAAACACGCCAGCGTTCGGACGATCCTGATCCGGCAAGAACTTGCCGAGAGCATCAGTGTACTCGAACATTGGAGTTTCCACGGGCTCAAAGCCATAAAGCTCATAGGTCTGTTTGATAACAGAGATCATCTGCTCCATTGCCAGCAGTTCTGCTGGACCGCGATCTACAAATCCGCGCGGCAAACGAGCTTTGAGCTTGGCACTTTTCTTTTTTGCCATGAGGCCGTCTCATCCATGAAATAATTAGGTGGTTGCAAAAGCTCCCCGTAGAAGTTCTTCAGAACACTCTAAGGTAAGTATGCTGTTGTCAGTCTCCTAGCCCATTGAGCAGGGGAGAGCAAGGCGCGAAGGGGACGCAATCCGGCGCAAATTTCCCAATCAATACTTGCAATAGCGTCAAGAGCGGCTAAGGTCGCCCGAAAAAATGGAAGGGCCATTCTCTCAAGTATGAGAAGGAAGGTCTGCACACTGGAGAAATCATGGTGTCAAACACCAATAGTGAACAAACTGAAATCAGCAAATCCGATGCCCGCGTCACCGGACCGGCAGAGCTAACCGTTGTACTGCCAACCTATAACGAGAGCAAAAACGTCCCGATCGTAGTTGAGCTGCTGGATAAAGCGCTCGCCGGCGTAGCTTGGGAAGTTATTGTTGTTGATGACAATTCTCCAGACGGAACCTCACAAGTCACCGCAGACATCGCGCAAGAAGACCCTCGTGTGCGCATCATCCAGCGTATTGGTCGTCGTGGTCTGTCCGGTGCATGTATCGAAGGCATGCTGGCCTCCAGCTCAAAGTATGTAGCTGTGATGGATGCTGACCTTCAGCATGATGAGAGCCTGCTACCAAAAATGTTGGAAGCGCTTCGTTCTCAAAACTTCGATATCTGTGTGGCCTCGCGCCATGTGGAAGGCGGGGATGTCGGAACCGGTCTGTCCTCCGTTCGCGCATGGGGCTCCAACCTTGCCAACAATCTGGCACGCAAGTTCCTCAAAGTGGAACTGTCAGACCCAATGAGCGGCTTCTTCATGCTGCGCCGGGATCGATTTGTAGAACTGGCACCGCGCCTGTCGTCTCAAGGCTTCAAGATCATGCTGGATATCGTTGCCAGTGGAAAAGGCGCCCTGCGGGTGAAGGAACTCCCGTTCGTCTTCCGCGAACGACAGCACGGCGAGAGCAAGCTCGATACGCTGGTAACAATGGATTACCTCGGTCTGCTGGTCTCCAAACTCTTTAATGATACGATTTCTGTTCGCTTTCTCATGTACTCCATGGTTGGCGGAACCGGTGTTGTTGTTCATCTCATCGCTCTTAAAATCCTGCTGGCCATTTTCGGTCTGCAGTTCGGCATTGCGCAGCTAATCGCGACCTTCGTGGCAATGTCTTCGAACTTCTTCCTCAACAACCGACTGACTTATCGTGACCGCCGTTTGAAGGGGCTTGCGTGGGTCAAAGGTCTGTTCACATTCTATGTGATTTGTAGCTTTGGTATTTTGGCAAACGTTGGTGTGGCAGAACTCATCTACACGAACAAACCGATCTGGTGGTTTGCTGGTGCCGCAGGTGCCATCATGGGCGCGGTCTGGAACTACATTGTTTCCAACGCTCTCACATGGCGCAAAGGCTAAACACATTTGCGAGAAGCGAAGTCTGTTCTTTGCTTCTCCATATGCTGACGACCAAAACAGATGCTCTCAGAGGAATGCGCATAGATGCAGGATAACACCGCAGGAAAGCCCCTGAGCTTTTGGTTGCGCCCAACCAACCTCATTCTGATTGTCGCCGTCCTGTCTCTGGCACGGCTGGTGACCGGCATGAATGTGGATCTGGTTGAGGACGAAGCCTATTACCGCTTGTGGGGATTGTACCCGGCTCTGGGGTACTACGATCACCCGCCAATGGTGGCTTATTGGATCTGGCTCGGGCAGGCGTTGTTTGGCGACACGGCTCTAGGCGTGCGATTCACCAGCATCTTATCCGCGGCCATCGGTTCTCTTGTCCTCTGGCGCACAGCCAAAATCCTGTACGATGTGCACGTCGCTGGTTGGACAGTCCTTTTCTTCAATGCCAGTCTTTTAATCGGCGTCGGCTCTCTCCTCGCCACTCCAGATGCCCCCTCAGTTTTCTTCTGGGGCCTTGCTCTTTGGGGCATGGCTGAGCTGTCCGTCTCGAAGAACGCCAACTGGTGGATCCTGGTAGGTGTCTTCGCTGGCCTGGGCCTTCTCTCCAAATACTCCGTGCTGTTTCTGGGCGTAGGCATCATCCTCTGGCTGATCTGGGTACCGGAAAACCGTAGATATCTGCTGTCGTGGCAGCTATGGCTCGGCGGTGCGCTGGCGATCGCGATTTTCTCTCCAGTGCTCTATTGGAACTCTCAGCATGAGTGGATCTCCTTCGTAAAACAGTTTGGTCGCTCAGTCCCTGAAGGCTACTCAGTCAAATACATCGGTGAGTTTATTGGCGCCGTTGCAGGCTTGCTCAATCCGCTGGTCTTCATCATCGCAATGGTTGGAGCATGGCGCGTTATCCGCCTGATGCTGAAGCAGGACAACGCTGCCAGTCTGTTGGTGCTGACAGTTCTGCCGTTTCTGATCTACCTGTTCTTCCATTCCCTTCATTCGCGTGTACAAGGCAACTGGCCTGCGCCGATGTACCCGACACTGGCTCTGTTTGCAGGCATCGCAGCAGCTTATCCGCCTGCGAATGTTGGTCGCTGGTTCAAGGCTCTGGCACCTACCGCAGTGGGGCTTGGCGTTGTTCTGGCTGGCTTGGTCTATGTGCATGCATTCACACCGCTGAACACATCCCTTGGCCGAAAAGACCCGACCCACCAGATGCGTGGGTGGCAGCGGATCGGAGATGAAGTTGCACGGCTGGCAAGGGCCAATGACATCGATTGGGTTGCAACCACCAGCTATGGTTTGACGGGTCAAATGTCGAACGCGCTCAGGACTTCAGGTCTTAAGGTCTACGGAATTCCTGAGCGAATGCGCTATGCAATGATTCCCGATAATCTCCAAAATCCTGAAAATAGTGACATGCTCTATGTCACCGAGGAAAGAAGAGATCGCTCTCAAAAGCTGAAAAGCAACTTCAATCAGGTTCAACTATTGGAGACCATCCCCCGAGAGAATAAGGGATTATTCGGAAAAGCAGCTATTGAAAATGTACGGATCTATCGGTTGTCAGGAGCCAAAGAGCCCCTGAAATCCAACTGAGAGGGCTGAGATTCCGTTGCGTTAAAATTGCAGGCTTTGTTAAATGTACTCCTGAACCTTTTGGATTGGGAGATCCGCGCGATGAAGCGCATCCTCTTGACGAGTCTGGAATTTGGGCAAAGCTACGGAGTTGATCGAGCGATCTGCGATTTGATTATCGCGGGCCGCCTCTCTGCCGTCGGTTGCGTTGTTACCGGAGAGATGTGGTCAAGAGAGTTCTATCAGCTCCGCGATGTTGTCGCCTGGGCCGAACATGAAACCATGGTCGGTCTCACAGTGACCCTCACAAAACCAGCAGCACCGCTGACTGATTTTGGTCACACAGTGTTTGGAGATGTCTTCCCGGCAAACTGGTGGTACGCAATCCGCAGCCCTATGAAGATGTTGCCTGAGGAAGCGATTGCAGCCGAGATTGCGGCACAAGTGGACCTGTTCGAGGAAGTCTATGCCCGCCCGCCGGCCTTTGTAGCCATTCAAGGCAATCTGGCAAAACATCCTGCCGTGCATTCTGCGCTGATCACAGTGCTCAGCATGATGACAGGCCGCGAACCAGCGCTTGTGTTACCTGCCGGAGTTTCCCGAACCAGCAATGCCATTGCCAAGCGGGCAACCAAATCGGGGCTGGAGACAATCTTCTCTGGGCCAGATCTACCGATGGCTGATGAGGACACGGATCTACGGGATTTCTTCTGGCATGGAATCAACGAGGCTCAGGATTCCGCAATGGTCTTGTGCCGCCCGTCTTATCCGGAAGAACAGGCGCAACCCGTCAAAAAGAAAAATATGCGTCAGAGTTCCTCTCGCGAAAACCAGCTTAAGTTCCTGATTAGTGAGGAATTCCCGTTTCTTTTGATGGAAAAAGATATCTTCTTGTTCTAAGAACGATCTCTCCCTGCGGTTGAAGAGATCGTTCCTATAGAATTTGCCATAAACGTTGGGGTATTTATGAACACCCCTAATTTGCCTAAAACTAAAGAATATCTCTGTGACTTCGGTCACAAA
Coding sequences:
- the hisG gene encoding ATP phosphoribosyltransferase; translation: MSSNLILAIPSKGRLQEMTHAFFARAGLKVKRPGGDRNYRGTLKGVDGVEIAFLSASEIAREIAAGTVHFGITGTDLVNENIDRPEEKTHIITALGFGHADVVIAVPTAWIDVSTMSDLADVASDFRARHGRRLRIATKYVNHTRQFFAEKGIADYRIVESAGATEGAPAAGSAELVVDITSTGSTLKANNLKIPEDGVIAKSQAHLVASRTANWNEKALQAARLMLDRITAQDNAHNFKEMRTVVANPASVLEKVAGLGCVAPFGIEGSSLILHCPASRVPECADKLREEGAQMVTVTPLEYVFHTANPLFEPLAQKVAG
- a CDS encoding ChbG/HpnK family deacetylase produces the protein MKRILLTSLEFGQSYGVDRAICDLIIAGRLSAVGCVVTGEMWSREFYQLRDVVAWAEHETMVGLTVTLTKPAAPLTDFGHTVFGDVFPANWWYAIRSPMKMLPEEAIAAEIAAQVDLFEEVYARPPAFVAIQGNLAKHPAVHSALITVLSMMTGREPALVLPAGVSRTSNAIAKRATKSGLETIFSGPDLPMADEDTDLRDFFWHGINEAQDSAMVLCRPSYPEEQAQPVKKKNMRQSSSRENQLKFLISEEFPFLLMEKDIFLF
- a CDS encoding glycosyltransferase family 2 protein translates to MVSNTNSEQTEISKSDARVTGPAELTVVLPTYNESKNVPIVVELLDKALAGVAWEVIVVDDNSPDGTSQVTADIAQEDPRVRIIQRIGRRGLSGACIEGMLASSSKYVAVMDADLQHDESLLPKMLEALRSQNFDICVASRHVEGGDVGTGLSSVRAWGSNLANNLARKFLKVELSDPMSGFFMLRRDRFVELAPRLSSQGFKIMLDIVASGKGALRVKELPFVFRERQHGESKLDTLVTMDYLGLLVSKLFNDTISVRFLMYSMVGGTGVVVHLIALKILLAIFGLQFGIAQLIATFVAMSSNFFLNNRLTYRDRRLKGLAWVKGLFTFYVICSFGILANVGVAELIYTNKPIWWFAGAAGAIMGAVWNYIVSNALTWRKG
- the hisS gene encoding histidine--tRNA ligase; amino-acid sequence: MAKKKSAKLKARLPRGFVDRGPAELLAMEQMISVIKQTYELYGFEPVETPMFEYTDALGKFLPDQDRPNAGVFSLQDDDEQWMSLRYDLTAPLARHVAENFESLPKPYRSYRAGYVFRNEKPGPGRFRQFMQFDADTIGAPSVSADAEICMMASDTMERLGIARGDYVIRVNNRKVLDGVMEVIGLAGDEHAETRLTVLRAVDKLDRLGVDGVKALLGEGRKDDSGDFTKGAGLGDAEAEKVLAFVEAGGETTDQTIENLRGLIADSKTGAEGVEELATMGKLFDAAGYTDGRVLIDPSVVRGLEYYTGPVYEAELTFEVKDEKGRPVRFGSVGGGGRYDGLVSRFMSQPVPSTGFSVGVSRLMAALTTLGKLGQEEIAGPVVVCVMDKDIDSIAHYQAMVQDLRTAGIRAEMYQGNPKQFGKQLQYADKRNSPCAIIQGSQEREEGEVQIKDLIEGKRLSAEIEDNKTWRESRPAQFAVKRDELVTEVKKLLAAQEEDRKNQNEN
- a CDS encoding ATP phosphoribosyltransferase regulatory subunit, coding for MTLGDNRSMALSQLFRDAGYEEATPPILQPADIFLDLAGEDLRRRLFLTTGEDGQELCLRPDFTIPIARHYLETGEAGRTAAFSYVGQVFRHRPGQLGETMQAGVESVGRTDQEQADADMLALALEASSSLGLPSPRIRVGDEGLFTAVLQALEVPKVWQRRLRDVFGERDRLDQVINRMGGSEAKPDAKLGFLAALEGRDPEAAVAVVEDVLSLAGISAVGGRTAHEIAERFMEQAALSAGSGIDKDVIARLTEYLNVSGPPPAKAVETLHGFAKETGLDLDASIERLAKRTDLMAERGIDISKLEYSGDFGRRLDYYTDFVFEIHHESSEHLGQVIGGGRYNKLVERLGAPSTVPAVGFTIWLDRAGEGAN
- a CDS encoding glycosyltransferase family 39 protein, which produces MQDNTAGKPLSFWLRPTNLILIVAVLSLARLVTGMNVDLVEDEAYYRLWGLYPALGYYDHPPMVAYWIWLGQALFGDTALGVRFTSILSAAIGSLVLWRTAKILYDVHVAGWTVLFFNASLLIGVGSLLATPDAPSVFFWGLALWGMAELSVSKNANWWILVGVFAGLGLLSKYSVLFLGVGIILWLIWVPENRRYLLSWQLWLGGALAIAIFSPVLYWNSQHEWISFVKQFGRSVPEGYSVKYIGEFIGAVAGLLNPLVFIIAMVGAWRVIRLMLKQDNAASLLVLTVLPFLIYLFFHSLHSRVQGNWPAPMYPTLALFAGIAAAYPPANVGRWFKALAPTAVGLGVVLAGLVYVHAFTPLNTSLGRKDPTHQMRGWQRIGDEVARLARANDIDWVATTSYGLTGQMSNALRTSGLKVYGIPERMRYAMIPDNLQNPENSDMLYVTEERRDRSQKLKSNFNQVQLLETIPRENKGLFGKAAIENVRIYRLSGAKEPLKSN